In Desulfuromonas sp., a genomic segment contains:
- a CDS encoding GNAT family N-acetyltransferase, translating to MVRLGLIKYHQFCEHARKEGFGAALRFSFYKYEEAVPVEKSLAELKPLKKPPTDGLQLLDLGPEEFFESPIFYPLRSRRERAASYFRRGYRTVAMIRNGKVVGDLWYVSRDAARTPEIHPHVKWFGIDLGPDEVYMFDMHVVADERGEGLATYFMGSVLHHLQKRNVRKAYGYFAAHNTPALWVHRLVGFRELSRFTVRRFFLYETAKAKT from the coding sequence ATGGTGAGGTTGGGATTGATCAAGTATCACCAGTTTTGCGAGCATGCCAGGAAGGAGGGCTTTGGGGCCGCTTTGCGGTTCTCCTTTTACAAGTACGAGGAGGCGGTGCCGGTTGAGAAGAGCCTGGCGGAATTGAAGCCTTTGAAGAAGCCGCCAACCGATGGCCTGCAACTCCTGGACTTGGGACCGGAAGAGTTTTTCGAAAGTCCCATTTTCTACCCTCTGCGAAGCCGCCGTGAACGGGCCGCAAGTTATTTCCGCCGTGGTTACCGGACCGTTGCCATGATCCGTAATGGCAAGGTCGTCGGCGACCTGTGGTATGTAAGCCGAGATGCCGCCCGGACGCCCGAAATCCATCCTCACGTGAAGTGGTTCGGGATCGATCTTGGCCCGGACGAGGTCTACATGTTCGATATGCATGTTGTGGCCGATGAGAGGGGGGAAGGGTTAGCAACTTATTTTATGGGGAGCGTCCTTCACCATCTGCAAAAAAGAAATGTTCGCAAAGCTTACGGTTATTTTGCCGCTCACAATACCCCTGCTTTATGGGTGCATCGGCTAGTCGGGTTTCGGGAACTGTCGCGTTTCACCGTCCGGAGATTCTTTCTTTATGAGACGGCCAAGGCAAAAACCTGA
- a CDS encoding sugar transferase: protein MRRPRQKPEPREGVLQKQPGKRTLDLLVTLAALSLLLPVIVVVAFLVRVRLGSPFLFRQVRPGLYEKPFKLLKFRTMSNARDEDGRLLPDGQRLTAFGRFLRRSSLDELPGLFNVLRGDMSLVGPRPLLTKYLPYYSGREKSRHTVRPGFTGWAQIHGRNFLPWDERLALDVWYVENWSLRLDLYILVMTFWKVLRSEGVAPDTDEVEPDLDHEREGRGECRDAFIP, encoded by the coding sequence ATGAGACGGCCAAGGCAAAAACCTGAACCTCGCGAAGGGGTTCTCCAGAAACAGCCAGGGAAAAGAACGCTGGACCTGCTTGTCACTTTGGCGGCGTTGTCTCTTCTTTTGCCGGTTATCGTAGTGGTCGCTTTCTTGGTGCGGGTGCGGCTCGGCTCTCCCTTTCTTTTTCGGCAGGTTCGCCCTGGGCTGTATGAAAAGCCGTTCAAGTTGCTCAAGTTCCGCACCATGTCAAATGCACGCGATGAGGACGGTCGTCTCCTGCCGGATGGGCAGCGGTTGACAGCATTCGGCCGATTCCTCCGGCGAAGCAGTCTGGACGAGTTGCCCGGGCTGTTCAATGTCCTGCGTGGCGACATGAGTTTGGTCGGTCCGCGCCCGTTGCTGACGAAATACCTGCCCTACTATTCGGGAAGGGAAAAGTCGCGGCATACGGTCCGCCCCGGTTTTACTGGGTGGGCACAGATTCATGGCCGCAACTTTTTGCCCTGGGATGAACGACTGGCTCTGGACGTCTGGTATGTCGAGAATTGGTCATTGCGATTGGATCTATATATTCTGGTCATGACCTTTTGGAAGGTGCTTCGCAGCGAAGGTGTGGCCCCTGACACCGATGAAGTCGAGCCTGATCTCGACCATGAGCGCGAGGGCCGGGGGGAATGTAGGGATGCCTTTATCCCCTGA